One Triplophysa dalaica isolate WHDGS20190420 chromosome 1, ASM1584641v1, whole genome shotgun sequence DNA segment encodes these proteins:
- the ccnb2 gene encoding G2/mitotic-specific cyclin-B2: MEMHSLRNANNPMFVGGKAGHVNGGARRAVFGELSNFAHKPTQTKKSQPAPPVKPSAQPAVAQPKRPQVPPEVPQPAPVLLPAQADVSMKEEELCQAFSNTLFPVEDIDEGDADMPQLCPEYVKDIYAYLRHVEAQQSIRPRYMRGYDINGRMRALLVDWLIQVHSRFQLLQETLFMTVAILDRFLQVQPVTRKKLQLVGVTAMLVACKYEEMYVPMVGDFAYIADDAFTKAQIREMEMLILSELNFKLGRPLPLHFLRRASKAGNADAEKHTLAKYFLELMLLDYDMVHYHPSETAAAALCLSQLVLDGQKWSPTQQHYSTYDEAHLKPIMQHIAKNVVNVNEGLTKHVTVKKKYSSSRLMKISLLPQLKSSLVKDLAASLPTSS, from the exons ATGGAAATGCACTCTTTA CGCAATGCAAACAACCCCATGTTCGTCGGAGGCAAAGCCGGGCATGTAAACGGCGGTGCAAGAAGAGCGGTGTTCGGCGAACTTTCCAATTTTGCGCACAAACCAACTCAGACCAAG AAAAGTCAGCCTGCACCACCTGTAAAGCCATCTGCCCAGCCAGCTGTTGCGCAACCCAAACGTCCCCAGGTACCGCCGGAAGTCCCCCAACCAGCTCCAGTTTTACTCCCAGCTCAAGCTGATGTCAGTATGAAGGAAGAGGAACTGTGTCAAGCCTTTTCCAACACCCTCTTTCCAGTCGAAGATATTGATGAAGGTGATGCTGACATGCCCCAGTTATGTCCCGAGTATGTAAAGGACATCTATGCATATCTGCGACACGTTGAG GCTCAGCAGTCCATTCGTCCCCGTTATATGCGTGGTTATGACATCAACGGGCGGATGCGTGCTCTGCTTGTTGACTGGCTGATTCAGGTGCACTCAAGATTTCAGCTGCTGCAGGAAACCTTGTTCATGACCGTGGCCATTCTTGATCGTTTTCTCCAG gtcCAACCAGTGACTCGTAAAAAGCTACAGCTAGTGGGAGTCACTGCAATGTTGGTTGCTTGCAAATATGAGGAAATGTATGTGCCAATGGTCGGGGACTTTGCCTACATTGCTGATGACGCCTTCACGAAAGCCCAGATTCGAGAGATGGAGATGTTGATTCTAAGTGAGCTGAACTTTAAACTTGGACGTCCTTTGCCCCTTCACTTTTTGCGGAGAGCTTCAAAGGCTGGGAAT GCGGATGCAGAAAAGCACACCCTTGCTAAATATTTCCTTGAACTGATGCTCCTCGACTATGACATGGTCCATTATCACCCCTCTGAGACTGCTGCTGCTGCACTCTGCCTCTCTCAACTTGTTCTTGATGGCCAAAAATGG tcACCAACCCAACAACACTACTCCACATATGATGAGGCTCACTTAAAGCCCATCATGCAGCACATTGCCAAAAATGTTGTTAACGTCAACGAAGGGCTCACGAAGCATGTG ACTGTGAAGAAAAAGTATTCAAGCAGTAGGCTAATGAAGATCAGCCTCCTTCCCCAGTTGAAATCTTCACTCGTAAAGGATCTGGCTGCTTCTCTGCCGACCAGTTCTTAA